In a genomic window of Curtobacterium flaccumfaciens pv. betae:
- a CDS encoding IS30 family transposase, producing the protein MGARLGHRAREARFWELLRQGLGRTAACDAVGVDRRQGYRWVKAAGGRNPFAHKPRSDRYLSLEERLQIADLRLNGAGVHAIAKALGRAPSTISRELSRNVAASGNYRPYSAEKQCRVRARHPKSRKLDRVELALQVELRLVRNWSPEQVRDDLARTFPDRPEMHVSHETIYQSLFVQGRGHLRADLHKHLRTGRALRRHRGEPRRASWSKICDMILISERPAEADDRAVPGHWEGDLIVGINARSVIGALVERTTRYVMLLHLPDGHSADAVRDAMIPTIQTLPEHLRRSLTWNQGTELARHKDITLATDLAIYFCDPHKSWQRGSNENTNGLHRQYFPKSTDLSVHTLERLREVAAELNGRPRKTLDYRTPAEAFEQLLSDPKQTPVATTP; encoded by the coding sequence ATGGGAGCGAGGCTTGGACACCGTGCGCGGGAAGCGCGGTTCTGGGAGCTATTGAGACAAGGTCTCGGGCGGACGGCGGCCTGTGATGCTGTCGGCGTGGATCGACGTCAGGGATACCGATGGGTCAAAGCCGCCGGCGGGCGGAACCCGTTCGCGCACAAGCCGCGCTCGGACAGGTACCTGAGTCTGGAAGAGCGGCTGCAGATCGCGGACCTGCGCCTCAACGGTGCCGGCGTGCACGCGATCGCGAAAGCCCTCGGCCGGGCTCCATCGACGATCAGTCGCGAGCTCAGCAGGAACGTTGCAGCTAGCGGGAACTACCGGCCGTACTCGGCGGAGAAGCAGTGCCGAGTCCGAGCGCGGCACCCGAAGTCCCGGAAGCTTGACCGGGTCGAGCTTGCCCTGCAGGTCGAGTTGCGGTTGGTGAGGAACTGGTCCCCGGAGCAGGTCCGTGATGACCTGGCCAGGACGTTCCCTGACCGGCCGGAGATGCACGTATCGCACGAGACGATCTACCAGTCCCTGTTCGTGCAGGGCCGCGGGCACCTGCGCGCTGACCTGCACAAACACCTCCGCACCGGCCGCGCCCTCCGCCGGCACCGGGGCGAGCCCCGGAGGGCGTCGTGGTCGAAGATCTGCGACATGATCCTGATCAGTGAGCGCCCTGCCGAGGCCGACGACCGTGCCGTTCCCGGCCACTGGGAAGGTGACTTGATCGTCGGGATCAACGCCAGGAGCGTGATCGGCGCCCTGGTCGAACGCACGACCCGATACGTGATGCTGCTCCACCTACCTGATGGGCACAGTGCCGACGCGGTCCGCGACGCGATGATCCCCACGATTCAAACCCTGCCCGAGCATCTGCGTCGGTCGTTGACGTGGAATCAGGGCACCGAGCTTGCCCGGCACAAAGACATCACTCTCGCCACGGACTTGGCGATCTACTTCTGCGACCCGCACAAGTCCTGGCAGCGGGGCTCGAACGAGAACACCAACGGTCTGCACCGGCAGTACTTCCCCAAGTCCACCGACCTCAGCGTCCACACCCTGGAACGGCTCCGCGAAGTCGCCGCGGAACTCAACGGACGACCCCGTAAAACGCTGGACTATCGCACCCCGGCAGAAGCGTTCGAGCAGCTACTCTCGGACCCGAAACAAACACCCGTTGCAACGACCCCTTGA
- a CDS encoding histone-like nucleoid-structuring protein Lsr2 produces the protein MPPSERRPPMAQKVTTHLVDDLTGDTIEDGKGRTITFGFDRAYYEIDLTDDNAEALREAFSDYMAAARKVTGRAGRTSGGSAPKRGNSEELAKIREWANANGHEVSSRGRISQAVRDAYDAAH, from the coding sequence ATGCCCCCGAGCGAAAGGCGACCTCCCATGGCGCAAAAAGTCACCACGCACCTCGTCGACGACCTCACCGGCGACACCATCGAAGACGGCAAGGGCCGCACCATCACGTTCGGCTTCGACCGCGCCTACTACGAAATCGACCTCACCGACGACAACGCCGAGGCGCTCCGCGAAGCGTTCTCCGACTACATGGCCGCCGCACGTAAGGTCACGGGCCGCGCCGGGCGCACCAGTGGCGGCAGCGCGCCGAAACGTGGGAACTCGGAAGAGCTCGCGAAGATCCGCGAGTGGGCCAACGCGAACGGCCACGAAGTCTCCTCCCGCGGCCGCATCAGCCAGGCCGTCCGCGACGCATACGACGCTGCACACTGA
- a CDS encoding extracellular solute-binding protein — protein MHTTSLVRRTGTVIALAAVAAAALTGCSSGSASSSAAGSGTGSIVVWGHQGQDSEVAAIQNAVKGFNASQKKVKATLKLISGDTYTSTVTSTPTNKLPDVLEIDGPTLASYVYNGKLTPLSDYVSKSTVSNATSGSIAEGTDNGKLYGLAQYSSAMGLYGNKKLLKAAGVQLPTSPSTAWTPEQFSAALKKLAAANSSGKALDLTEASMNAEWGTYGFSPMVQSAGGNLVQGDKATGVLNSAASVKALEDIASWKPYVDANTDGNAFQNGRVALSLSGHWNYPAYSKAAGSNLVALPLPNFGKGEKVGAGSWTWGMSSATKNGKAAGAFMDYLLNDTSVKAITDANGAPAATKSVFDKQADYQPGGALALWGQQLEQSCPATAITDSCIAVYRPVTPGYPVITSKFASALSAAWGGADAKEQLTTAAQSIDQAFSDSNDYK, from the coding sequence ATGCACACCACGTCCCTCGTCCGCCGGACAGGAACGGTCATCGCCCTCGCCGCGGTCGCCGCTGCCGCCCTCACCGGCTGCTCCTCCGGCTCCGCTTCCAGCAGTGCTGCTGGCAGCGGGACCGGCAGCATCGTCGTCTGGGGCCACCAGGGCCAGGACTCCGAGGTCGCGGCCATCCAGAACGCCGTCAAGGGCTTCAACGCGTCACAGAAGAAGGTGAAGGCGACCCTGAAGCTCATCTCCGGCGACACCTACACCAGCACCGTGACGAGCACCCCGACGAACAAGTTGCCGGATGTGCTCGAGATCGACGGCCCGACGCTCGCGAGCTACGTCTACAACGGCAAGCTCACTCCGCTCAGCGACTACGTGTCGAAGTCCACCGTCAGCAACGCCACGAGCGGCTCGATCGCCGAGGGTACCGACAACGGCAAGCTCTACGGCCTCGCGCAGTACAGCTCGGCGATGGGCCTCTACGGCAACAAGAAGCTCCTCAAGGCCGCCGGTGTTCAGCTCCCGACTTCGCCGTCCACTGCGTGGACGCCGGAACAGTTCTCGGCGGCGCTGAAGAAGCTCGCCGCGGCGAACTCCTCAGGGAAAGCGCTCGACCTCACCGAAGCGTCGATGAACGCCGAGTGGGGCACGTACGGCTTCTCGCCGATGGTCCAGTCTGCCGGGGGCAACCTCGTCCAGGGCGACAAGGCCACTGGTGTGCTGAACTCCGCTGCCTCGGTCAAGGCCCTCGAGGACATCGCGTCCTGGAAGCCCTACGTCGACGCGAACACGGACGGCAACGCCTTCCAGAACGGCCGCGTCGCGCTGAGCCTCAGCGGACACTGGAACTACCCGGCCTACTCGAAGGCGGCCGGCAGCAACCTCGTGGCCCTGCCGCTGCCGAACTTCGGCAAGGGTGAGAAGGTCGGCGCCGGGTCCTGGACCTGGGGCATGAGCTCGGCCACCAAGAACGGCAAGGCCGCAGGTGCCTTCATGGACTACCTGCTCAACGACACCAGCGTCAAGGCGATCACGGACGCGAACGGTGCTCCGGCAGCGACGAAGTCCGTGTTCGACAAGCAGGCCGACTACCAGCCCGGTGGTGCCCTCGCCCTCTGGGGGCAACAGCTCGAGCAGTCCTGCCCCGCCACGGCGATCACGGACTCCTGTATCGCGGTCTACCGACCGGTGACCCCGGGCTACCCGGTCATCACCTCGAAGTTCGCCAGTGCGCTCTCCGCGGCCTGGGGCGGCGCCGACGCGAAGGAGCAGCTGACCACCGCAGCCCAGTCCATCGACCAAGCCTTCTCCGACAGCAACGACTACAAGTGA
- a CDS encoding GNAT family N-acetyltransferase — protein MHIRDCTPLDLPALTELTIDTFRPLLAGSLVQLRAEVTAHDHGHWEDDYHREVPSLLAPDEGRFITLAEEHGKPLGYVGWNITGTSSGRLEMVAVHPDARRRGVARALCSAALTRLEELGVAVVHIGTGGDDFHAPARALYESLGFIPYPTVDYARTL, from the coding sequence ATGCACATCCGCGACTGCACCCCGCTCGACTTGCCCGCGCTCACCGAGCTCACGATCGATACCTTCCGCCCCCTCCTCGCCGGCTCACTCGTGCAGTTAAGAGCCGAGGTCACCGCGCACGACCACGGACACTGGGAAGACGACTACCACCGCGAGGTCCCCTCCCTGCTCGCTCCCGATGAGGGCCGCTTCATCACACTGGCGGAGGAACACGGCAAACCGCTCGGCTACGTCGGCTGGAACATCACGGGCACGTCATCCGGACGGCTGGAGATGGTTGCCGTCCACCCTGACGCTCGACGACGCGGAGTCGCGCGAGCGCTCTGCTCAGCGGCACTGACCAGACTCGAAGAGCTTGGCGTCGCCGTCGTGCACATCGGAACCGGCGGCGACGACTTCCACGCGCCAGCACGAGCCCTCTACGAATCCCTCGGCTTCATCCCGTACCCGACCGTCGACTACGCCCGGACACTCTGA
- a CDS encoding SGNH/GDSL hydrolase family protein — translation MRHAPRLRRTNALLITSGVLTAAALAVGAAGPVSAANADGAAPAQSVAAVSSPSRGDSYVALGDSYAGGFGVAPYGSGPAAGCFQSTTDYPHQVAASLGLLLDDRACSGATTGNITRVPQATGVGSATAPVQADALSKDTDVVTVSIGGNDLGFTDVISNCVALDKDGPVFSEIHGKTYDHCKDYYAPVVHGVERDRLAARIHNTVAPRLAQTFRVIAQRAPRAKVFVVGYPMIAPGSAQSPKGCFSSLLGDSGLEPPFPQNAFPFTATDTAYFHRTQNALDAAVKAAAQARGFTYVSTLQGSAAHTPCAASGSAWMAGLTLTDRGTAANSTPLAGTKYSILFGALHPNAAGIAYLRDQTKAAIVRSR, via the coding sequence ATGCGTCACGCTCCTCGCCTCCGCCGGACCAACGCGCTGCTGATCACCAGTGGCGTCCTGACGGCGGCAGCGCTCGCTGTCGGGGCAGCCGGGCCCGTCTCCGCGGCCAACGCCGACGGCGCGGCGCCCGCCCAGTCCGTGGCCGCCGTGTCCTCGCCGTCCCGCGGTGACAGCTACGTGGCCCTCGGCGACTCGTACGCGGGCGGCTTCGGCGTCGCCCCCTACGGCTCGGGTCCGGCGGCTGGCTGCTTCCAGTCCACCACCGACTACCCGCACCAGGTCGCGGCATCCCTGGGTCTCCTGCTCGATGACCGCGCCTGCTCCGGTGCCACCACCGGCAACATCACCCGGGTCCCGCAGGCGACCGGTGTCGGCAGTGCCACCGCGCCCGTCCAGGCCGACGCGCTGTCCAAGGACACGGACGTCGTCACGGTGTCGATCGGCGGGAACGACCTGGGGTTCACCGACGTCATCTCGAACTGCGTCGCGCTGGACAAGGACGGTCCGGTGTTCTCGGAGATCCACGGCAAGACCTACGACCACTGCAAGGACTACTACGCACCGGTCGTGCACGGCGTCGAGCGGGACCGTCTCGCAGCGCGCATCCACAACACGGTCGCGCCACGGCTCGCGCAGACGTTCCGTGTGATCGCGCAGCGTGCGCCGCGGGCGAAGGTGTTCGTCGTCGGCTACCCGATGATCGCGCCGGGCTCGGCGCAGTCCCCGAAGGGGTGCTTCTCGAGCCTCCTCGGTGACTCCGGACTCGAGCCGCCGTTCCCGCAGAACGCGTTCCCCTTCACCGCGACCGACACCGCCTACTTCCACCGCACCCAGAACGCGCTCGACGCAGCGGTGAAGGCTGCGGCGCAGGCTCGTGGCTTCACCTACGTCTCGACGCTCCAGGGCTCTGCCGCGCACACGCCCTGTGCTGCGTCGGGTTCCGCCTGGATGGCAGGACTCACCCTGACCGATCGCGGCACCGCCGCGAACAGCACGCCGCTGGCCGGGACGAAGTACAGCATCCTCTTCGGCGCACTCCACCCGAACGCCGCCGGCATCGCGTACCTGCGTGACCAGACCAAGGCCGCGATCGTCCGATCGCGCTGA
- a CDS encoding carbohydrate ABC transporter permease — protein sequence MSGIVLFIAVPFVAAIGLSFFNVQIGSPRPPTFLGFTQYVRLFADPVEAPQFFRALGNNLFFAAVVIPVQTGLALVFAVLLNQQLKGIKFFRTFFFMPVVFPMALVAVIWRVILDRSGDGLLNSAVETVTGGTVGAHNWLGSGNTAMFSVIVLSVWQGVGFQMVIILAALQEIPEERYEAARLDRANVFQQFRYITVPGVRNTLIFVVLLTTIFAFRVYDQVYILITTAGGNENALRTVLYQATNAILAENSVGQAAAISVVLFLIIVVITLVQRAALRQRSES from the coding sequence ATGAGCGGCATCGTCCTGTTCATCGCAGTACCCTTCGTCGCCGCGATAGGGCTGTCGTTCTTCAACGTCCAGATCGGGTCGCCGCGTCCGCCGACGTTCCTCGGATTCACGCAGTACGTGCGCCTCTTCGCCGACCCCGTCGAGGCGCCGCAGTTCTTCCGCGCTCTCGGCAACAACCTCTTCTTCGCCGCGGTCGTCATCCCGGTGCAGACCGGGCTGGCGCTCGTGTTCGCCGTCCTGCTCAACCAGCAGCTCAAGGGCATCAAGTTCTTCCGCACTTTCTTCTTCATGCCCGTCGTCTTCCCCATGGCGCTCGTCGCTGTCATCTGGCGCGTCATCCTCGACCGCAGCGGGGACGGTCTGCTGAACAGCGCGGTCGAGACCGTGACCGGCGGGACCGTCGGCGCGCACAACTGGCTCGGCTCCGGCAACACGGCGATGTTCTCCGTCATCGTCCTGTCGGTCTGGCAGGGCGTCGGCTTCCAGATGGTGATCATCCTCGCGGCCTTGCAGGAGATCCCCGAGGAGCGCTACGAGGCCGCACGACTCGACCGAGCGAACGTCTTCCAGCAGTTCCGCTACATCACCGTGCCCGGCGTCCGGAACACCCTGATCTTCGTCGTGCTGCTCACGACGATCTTCGCCTTCCGGGTCTACGACCAGGTGTACATCCTGATCACCACCGCCGGGGGGAACGAGAACGCCCTCCGCACTGTCCTGTACCAGGCGACGAACGCGATCCTCGCCGAGAACAGCGTCGGTCAGGCAGCCGCCATCTCGGTGGTCCTCTTCCTGATCATCGTCGTCATCACCCTCGTCCAGCGAGCCGCCCTGCGCCAGAGGAGCGAAAGTTGA
- a CDS encoding MFS transporter: MAARLSPRAQLRALLAVQVVSRIGNVVTTITVPFAVLARGGSATDVGIAAFMATVPIVLGGPFGGALVERVGFVRSSVASDVVSGLTLLAMPVLAWTVGLPFWALLALVFVSGLFDTPGESARRVLLPGLATAAGVPLERAVGHFEASSRLSVLIGAPLGGTLVAVLGPMPGLACVAITFGAAALLTALTVRGAVAPVEPGEPVESQGYWRDIADGFRFCVRDPLFRLVVALVLVTNLLDAARSTTLLPLYADQQLGGAQALGLVTGVFGGAAFLGSVAFGYVAHRVPRRLVFTLCFVLAGGPSLIVPALGLGLPWMLASAALSGLAAGSINPILGAVELERIPEHMRARVFGLLGAGAWAGIPVGGLVAGLAADGVGVEATFAVVAVVYTVVTLTPLLGGSWRLMERRSEPAPTVLSDCRSSRC, translated from the coding sequence ATGGCCGCGCGCCTGAGCCCCCGCGCGCAACTGCGCGCACTGCTCGCGGTGCAGGTGGTGTCGCGCATCGGGAACGTCGTCACCACCATCACCGTGCCGTTCGCCGTCCTCGCGCGTGGCGGCTCCGCCACCGACGTGGGCATCGCCGCGTTCATGGCGACGGTGCCGATCGTGCTCGGCGGTCCGTTCGGCGGCGCCCTCGTGGAGCGGGTCGGGTTCGTCCGCTCGAGTGTCGCGTCCGACGTCGTCAGCGGGCTCACCCTGCTCGCGATGCCGGTGCTCGCCTGGACCGTCGGTCTGCCGTTCTGGGCGCTCCTCGCGCTCGTGTTCGTCAGCGGGCTGTTCGACACCCCGGGTGAGTCCGCCCGACGGGTGCTCCTGCCGGGGCTCGCGACCGCGGCAGGCGTGCCGCTCGAACGCGCCGTCGGCCACTTCGAGGCGTCGTCACGGCTGTCGGTGCTGATCGGTGCGCCCCTCGGTGGGACCCTGGTCGCCGTCCTCGGTCCGATGCCGGGCCTGGCCTGCGTGGCGATCACCTTCGGGGCAGCCGCGCTGCTCACGGCGCTCACGGTCCGCGGCGCGGTGGCGCCGGTCGAGCCAGGCGAGCCCGTGGAGTCGCAGGGGTACTGGCGCGACATCGCCGACGGGTTCCGGTTCTGCGTCCGCGATCCCCTGTTCCGGCTCGTCGTCGCGCTGGTGCTCGTGACGAACCTGCTCGACGCCGCACGCTCGACCACGCTCCTCCCGCTCTACGCCGACCAGCAGCTCGGCGGCGCGCAGGCGCTCGGGCTCGTCACCGGCGTCTTCGGGGGTGCGGCGTTCCTCGGCTCCGTCGCCTTCGGGTACGTGGCGCACCGCGTGCCGCGACGGTTGGTCTTCACCCTGTGCTTCGTCCTCGCCGGTGGGCCGTCACTGATCGTCCCGGCGCTCGGGCTCGGCCTGCCGTGGATGCTCGCGTCCGCCGCGCTCTCCGGGCTCGCGGCCGGTTCGATCAACCCGATCCTCGGAGCCGTCGAGCTCGAGCGGATCCCGGAGCACATGCGCGCGCGGGTGTTCGGCCTGCTCGGTGCCGGCGCGTGGGCGGGCATCCCCGTCGGCGGCCTGGTCGCCGGGCTCGCTGCCGACGGCGTGGGGGTCGAGGCCACCTTCGCCGTCGTCGCGGTCGTGTACACGGTCGTGACGCTCACGCCGCTGCTCGGCGGATCGTGGCGGCTCATGGAACGCCGTTCGGAACCGGCACCGACCGTGCTCAGTGACTGTCGGTCATCCCGCTGCTGA
- a CDS encoding pectate lyase: MIVTTCGVLAAVGALASPAFADSPVGGDVLQHSVQPAEQTATPGHWTPARKGEPLPVASVFPTPTAQLPVARTPLVIPAGTTRDFHNAGISGTTSGTSELQNPVVVVEPGATVKNLIIEPPAADGVHCLGTCTLDHVWWLSVGEDAATLQEGSPSSSVMKVIGGGAKNAYDKVFQIDGAGTASVTGFTAENIGTLMRSCGQCVHQHTRHLYIQNDFIQNGKYKIAGVNVNYGDTADISDVVVRGSRMQVCQRTIGHTDRPAEYLPGDISDGTYCRFDPSKIVFQG; encoded by the coding sequence ATGATTGTCACGACCTGCGGCGTGCTCGCTGCAGTAGGGGCTTTGGCAAGCCCTGCATTCGCCGATTCCCCTGTAGGAGGCGATGTGCTGCAGCACTCAGTCCAGCCTGCTGAGCAGACCGCAACGCCGGGGCATTGGACGCCAGCTCGCAAGGGAGAACCACTCCCAGTTGCTTCGGTGTTCCCTACACCGACCGCGCAGCTGCCAGTTGCGCGTACCCCACTGGTGATTCCAGCAGGCACCACGCGGGACTTCCACAACGCAGGAATCAGCGGAACGACGTCTGGAACCAGTGAGCTTCAGAACCCCGTGGTGGTGGTCGAGCCGGGTGCGACCGTGAAGAATCTTATCATCGAGCCGCCAGCGGCAGATGGAGTGCACTGCCTTGGAACGTGCACGCTCGACCACGTTTGGTGGCTGAGCGTTGGAGAAGACGCAGCGACCCTTCAAGAGGGCTCGCCAAGCTCTTCTGTCATGAAAGTCATCGGGGGCGGGGCAAAGAACGCCTACGATAAAGTGTTCCAGATCGACGGTGCCGGTACAGCGTCGGTGACGGGATTTACTGCCGAGAATATCGGCACTTTGATGCGCAGTTGCGGTCAGTGCGTGCATCAACACACGAGACATCTCTACATTCAGAACGACTTCATTCAGAACGGCAAGTACAAGATTGCCGGTGTTAACGTGAACTATGGCGATACGGCTGACATCTCCGACGTGGTAGTACGCGGCTCGAGGATGCAGGTGTGTCAGCGTACCATCGGACACACCGACCGCCCAGCGGAATATCTTCCGGGCGACATATCCGACGGGACCTATTGCCGTTTCGACCCGTCAAAAATTGTCTTCCAGGGGTGA
- a CDS encoding glycosyl hydrolase family 32, producing the protein MLRLPDHWVWDFWFADDGDRHHVFFLHAPRSLGDEHRRHRAARIGHAVSDDLVDWEILDGPFGPGPDNAFDGTATWTGSVVRGQDDRWWMFYTGTWFLEDEPVHTNIETVGVAVSDDLVTWQKLPGPVTRADPRWYETLGNDPDVDGALFPEEAWRDPWVHEDPSGGLWHMLVTARSTEGPLDDRGVIGHATSTDLERWEVQPPLTSPGSGFVHLEVPQVVQVDGAWFLVFSCPADALSTANPRADETPGTWSVPIDGPFGPFDVTDAEPLTDVTCYSGRVVRRRDGSPVLMTFANGRAGEPLPGFLRDPVDVHVVDGRLALRPATPTAQPRPQPQPCPAGSGRAAP; encoded by the coding sequence GTGCTGAGGCTCCCCGACCACTGGGTGTGGGACTTCTGGTTCGCCGATGACGGCGACCGCCACCACGTGTTCTTCCTCCACGCACCGCGGTCGCTCGGCGACGAGCACCGTCGACACCGTGCAGCCCGCATCGGTCATGCCGTCTCCGACGACCTCGTCGACTGGGAGATCCTGGACGGACCGTTCGGGCCCGGTCCCGACAACGCGTTCGACGGAACGGCGACCTGGACCGGGAGCGTCGTGCGCGGCCAGGACGACCGCTGGTGGATGTTCTACACCGGCACATGGTTCCTCGAGGACGAGCCCGTCCACACCAACATCGAGACGGTCGGGGTCGCCGTGTCCGACGACCTCGTCACCTGGCAGAAGCTGCCCGGCCCTGTGACGCGCGCCGACCCCCGCTGGTACGAGACCCTCGGCAACGACCCCGACGTCGACGGCGCACTCTTCCCGGAAGAGGCCTGGCGCGACCCATGGGTCCACGAGGACCCTTCTGGCGGGCTCTGGCACATGCTCGTCACCGCCCGCTCCACCGAGGGACCGCTCGACGACCGCGGAGTCATCGGACACGCGACGTCCACCGACCTCGAGCGCTGGGAGGTACAGCCACCGCTGACCTCACCCGGATCAGGCTTCGTCCACCTCGAGGTACCGCAGGTCGTGCAGGTCGACGGCGCCTGGTTCCTGGTGTTCTCCTGCCCCGCTGACGCCCTCAGCACGGCCAATCCACGCGCCGACGAGACACCGGGCACCTGGTCGGTCCCGATCGACGGGCCCTTCGGCCCGTTCGACGTGACGGACGCCGAGCCGCTGACCGACGTGACGTGCTACTCGGGCCGGGTCGTCCGTCGTCGGGACGGCTCACCCGTCCTGATGACTTTCGCGAACGGCCGCGCCGGAGAACCCCTCCCCGGCTTCCTGCGCGACCCGGTCGACGTGCACGTCGTCGACGGTCGGCTGGCCCTCCGTCCAGCGACGCCCACGGCCCAGCCCCGGCCCCAGCCCCAGCCCTGCCCCGCCGGCAGCGGTAGGGCCGCTCCGTGA
- a CDS encoding ArsR/SmtB family transcription factor, protein MTQGRIDDPAQMRALAHPTRLRILGLLRANGPQTAATIGEVIDEAPGTISYHCTRLAAAGFIEPAPDAGTDRRERWWRAAHDASVWELADALDDPERLLATNALDHAVARVYAANYEAFVDLAPTLGREWVSASSSSDRVLRLTAAELQDMGEELRGVVDRWAGVAAEHHAGDGSEQVFVLNQAYRWPRA, encoded by the coding sequence ATGACCCAAGGACGGATCGACGACCCCGCCCAGATGCGCGCCCTCGCTCACCCGACGCGCCTGCGCATCCTCGGCCTGTTGCGGGCGAACGGCCCGCAGACCGCCGCGACGATCGGCGAGGTGATCGACGAGGCGCCGGGGACGATCAGCTACCACTGCACCCGACTCGCCGCCGCGGGCTTCATCGAACCCGCTCCCGACGCGGGCACGGACCGCCGTGAGCGCTGGTGGCGAGCCGCACACGACGCCTCCGTGTGGGAGCTCGCCGACGCGCTCGACGACCCGGAGCGGTTGCTCGCCACGAACGCCCTCGACCACGCGGTCGCCCGCGTGTACGCCGCGAACTACGAGGCGTTCGTCGACCTCGCGCCGACGCTCGGACGCGAGTGGGTGTCGGCGTCCTCGAGCTCGGACCGCGTGCTCCGCCTGACGGCAGCCGAGCTCCAGGACATGGGCGAGGAACTCCGCGGCGTCGTGGACCGCTGGGCCGGTGTCGCTGCCGAGCACCACGCCGGGGACGGCTCTGAGCAGGTCTTCGTGCTGAACCAGGCGTACCGATGGCCGCGCGCCTGA
- a CDS encoding carbohydrate ABC transporter permease — protein sequence MSTIRPTRKRLSKAGSYAILIVMSAVMFSPIYYLLIGSFKPSSEVLDGFTGFLPIHLSLQNYLGVFKALDSDATGYFWRFMGNSVAISLVIVLGGLVVNSMAGYSFARLQWRGKNAVFVIVVLLIIVPFESVAVPLLFLLNGHRDTLFVQMIPFVANAFSIFLFYTFFLNLPKSIEEAARLDGLGAFGTFARVVVPNARPVVATVAILTFLSSWGSYLWPSIVTSDPNARPLPLEMSVFSGQTPVDWGQTFAFGTLLVLPVLIVFLAFQRFFIQSVAGSAVKG from the coding sequence TTGAGCACCATCCGACCCACCCGCAAGCGACTCTCGAAGGCCGGCTCCTACGCCATCCTCATCGTGATGTCGGCGGTCATGTTCTCGCCGATCTACTACCTGCTGATCGGCAGCTTCAAGCCGAGCTCCGAGGTCCTCGATGGCTTCACCGGTTTCCTCCCCATCCACCTGTCGCTCCAGAACTACCTCGGGGTCTTCAAGGCCCTCGACTCGGACGCGACGGGGTACTTCTGGCGGTTCATGGGCAACTCCGTCGCCATCTCGCTGGTCATCGTGCTCGGCGGGCTCGTCGTGAACTCGATGGCGGGCTACTCCTTCGCGCGCCTGCAGTGGCGCGGCAAGAACGCGGTGTTCGTCATCGTCGTCCTGCTGATCATCGTGCCGTTCGAGTCCGTCGCGGTCCCGCTGCTGTTCTTGCTGAACGGCCATCGCGACACCCTGTTCGTGCAGATGATCCCGTTCGTGGCGAACGCGTTCTCGATCTTCTTGTTCTACACGTTCTTCCTCAACCTGCCGAAGAGTATCGAGGAGGCCGCGCGCCTGGACGGTCTCGGGGCCTTCGGCACGTTCGCCCGGGTCGTCGTCCCGAACGCCAGACCGGTCGTCGCGACCGTGGCCATCCTCACGTTCCTCAGCTCGTGGGGGTCGTACCTCTGGCCGTCGATCGTGACGTCCGATCCGAACGCCCGCCCGCTCCCGCTCGAGATGAGCGTGTTCTCCGGCCAGACGCCGGTCGACTGGGGACAGACGTTCGCTTTCGGGACCCTGCTGGTGCTGCCGGTCCTGATCGTCTTCCTCGCGTTCCAGCGGTTCTTCATCCAGAGTGTCGCCGGTTCGGCCGTCAAGGGATGA
- a CDS encoding TetR/AcrR family transcriptional regulator yields MTAPERARQAIIVAAGAQFALFGYEATSLSRITKAMGKPKSAIGYHQFPSKASLALAVIEQQQQRWRTIAEVIPKRAHLEYLATLLLTTSVEARQSPIAAGAIRLLHEAASTNFPVPPGFNWPELINRELHACFVDANINPRLLPTHAASLLLNASYGLLTSSQKFGFEEFIDHLKALWIPLFESFGFRDAGERINQVGPASMPNELNAAC; encoded by the coding sequence ATGACCGCACCAGAGCGAGCACGGCAAGCGATAATTGTAGCGGCCGGTGCCCAATTTGCCTTGTTTGGCTACGAAGCAACATCCCTATCCCGAATCACGAAGGCAATGGGGAAACCAAAATCAGCGATCGGGTACCACCAATTCCCGTCGAAAGCCTCGCTTGCCTTAGCGGTGATCGAGCAGCAACAGCAACGGTGGAGGACAATCGCGGAGGTCATACCCAAGAGGGCACATCTCGAATATCTAGCAACGTTGCTCCTAACGACGTCCGTCGAAGCACGACAGTCCCCAATCGCTGCGGGCGCAATCCGGCTTTTGCACGAGGCGGCTTCGACAAATTTTCCCGTTCCTCCCGGCTTCAATTGGCCCGAGCTGATAAACCGCGAACTTCATGCTTGCTTCGTTGATGCAAATATTAACCCACGGTTACTACCCACGCATGCCGCGTCACTACTTCTGAATGCTAGTTACGGTCTCTTGACATCGTCCCAAAAGTTCGGGTTCGAAGAATTCATCGATCACCTTAAGGCTCTTTGGATCCCACTATTCGAGTCATTTGGCTTTCGAGATGCGGGAGAACGCATTAATCAAGTGGGGCCCGCATCAATGCCAAACGAACTGAACGCTGCCTGTTGA